In Choloepus didactylus isolate mChoDid1 chromosome 6, mChoDid1.pri, whole genome shotgun sequence, one DNA window encodes the following:
- the CDC42BPG gene encoding serine/threonine-protein kinase MRCK gamma isoform X3, translated as MEQRLRELERLARGEAGGGPGLDGLLDLLLGLHHELSSAPLRRERNVAQFLSWASPFVTKVKELRLQRDDFEILKVIGRGAFGEVAVVRQRDNGQIFAMKMLHKWEMLKRAETACFREERDVLVKGDSRWVTTLHYAFQDEEYLYLVMDYYAGGDLLTLLSRFEDRLPPELAQFYLAEMVLAIHSLHQLGYVHRDVKPDNVLLDMNGHIRLADFGSCLHLNNSGMVDSSVAVGTPDYISPEVLQAMEEGKGHYGPQCDWWSLGVCAYELLFGETPFYAESLVETYGKIMNHEDHLQFPTDVPDVPASARDLIRQLLCHQEERLGRGGLDDFRNHPFFEGVDWERLATSTAPYIPELRGPMDTSNFDVDDDTLNHPGTLPPPSHGAFSGHHLPFVGFTFTSRSPGPESSSALPAALEQKLCCLKQEKVELGRKLQEALQAPSDHRELEQLQKEVRTLRERLSGTVRDSKASSCQMDGAPAGSPGQDSVLRQERDQLQQELTEARARLQAQEQELCRAQGRQEELLQRLQEAQEKEMATANQAQALNSQLEEARGARSELEVQVAALSREVTRLQRQREQSLKKETSRGKPIHAASETNGVGPPGAGIQEAQLRKEVASLRVLLDQACGHGPSGKEDALRRLQEENRRLSQEQKQLAEELEQEQQSKQQLEGERRETESNWEAQIADILSWVNDEKVSRGYLQALATKMAEELESLRNVSSQTLQARPLDHQWKVRRLQKMEASARLELQSALEAEIRAKQGLQEQLTQVQEAQLQVESRLQEAEKQNQSLQQELAELREELRARRPGDAKPSNSLIPFLSFWSSEKDPTRDPGISGEAPRPGVEPELRPEGRRSLRMGAGLPRALAAPTAPAEGPPAKPGSHVLRPRSFPSLTKCLRCTSLMLGLSRQGLGCDTCGYFCHSACAPQAPPCPVPPDLLRTALGVHPETGTGTAYEGFLSVPRPSGVRRGWQRVFAALSDSRLLLFDAPDPRLSPATGALLQALDLRDPQFSATPVLASDVIHAQSRDLPRIFRVTASQLTVPPTMCTVLLLAESEGERGRWLQVLGELQRLLLEARPRPLPVYSLKEAYDNGLPLLPHTLCATIIDHERLALGTEEGLFVIHLYSNEIFQVGECRRVQRLAVSPTAGLLVVLCGRGPSVRLFALAELESAEAAGTKIPESRGCQVLAAGRILQARTPVLCVAVKRQVLCYQLGPGPGPWQHRIRELQAPAPVQSLGLLGDRLCVGAAGAFALYPLLNEAAPLVLGTGLVPEELPPSRGGLGEALGAVELSLSEFLLLFVTAGVYVDSAGRKSRGHELLWPAAPMGWGYAAPYLTVFSENAIDVFDVRRAEWVQTVALKKVRALNLEGSLFLYGTEKVRLTYLRNRLAEKDEFDIPDLTDNSRRQLIRTKSKRRCFFRVSEERRQQQRREMLKDPFVRSQLISQPTNFNHLVHVGPTEGRPSARDLSPAREEKGRGVRGSGPQRPHSFSEASQRRVSVGSNGLAGDTDPTAKRKPRTSLSSESVSCPQGALSPAVSRMQVSERPRSLPPAPASESSP; from the exons ATGGAGCAGCGGCTGCGCGAGCTGGAGCGCCTGGCGCGGGGCGAGGCCGGCGGCGGCCCGGGGCTCGACGGCCTCTTGGACCTGCTGCTGGGGCTGCACCACGAGCTCAGCAGCGCCCCGCTGCGGCGGGAGCGCAACGTGGCGCAGTTCCTGAGCTGGG CCAGCCCCTTTGTGACGAAGGTGAAAGAGCTGAGGCTGCAGAGAGATGACTTTGAGATCTTGAAGGTGATCGGCCGAGGGGCCTTTGGGGAG GTGGCCGTGGTGAGGCAGAGGGACAACGGACAGATTTTTGCCATGAAAATGCTGCACAAGTGGGAGATGCTGAAGAGGGCCGAG ACGGCCTGTTTCCGGGAGGAGCGGGACGTCCTGGTGAAGGGGGACAGCCGCTGGGTGACCACTCTGCACTATGCCTTCCAGGATGAGGAATATCTG TACCTGGTGATGGATTACTACGCTGGGGGGGACCTCCTCACGCTGCTGAGCCGCTTTGAGGACCGCCTCCCGCCCGAGCTGGCCCAGTTCTACCTGGCCGAGATGGTGCTGGCCATCCACTCGCTGCACCAGCTGGGCTACGTCCACAG ggaTGTAAAGCCGGACAACGTCCTGCTGGACATGAACGGGCACATCCGCCTGGCCGACTTTGGCTCCTGCCTGCATCTCAACAACAGTGGCATG GTGGACTCATCGGTGGCAGTGGGGACGCCCGACTATATCTCCCCTGAGGTCCTGCAGGCCATGGAAGAGGGCAAGGGCCACTACGGGCCTCAGTGTGACTGGTGGTCCCTGGGGGTCTGCGCCTACGAGCTGCTCTTTGGGGAGACACCCTTCTATGCGGAATCCCTGGTGGAAACTTACGGCAAGATCATGAACCACGAG gACCACCTGCAGTTCCCCACAGATGTGCCCGACGTGCCGGCCAGTGCCCGAGACCTGATCCGCCAGCTGCTGTGCCACCAGGAGGAGCGTCTGGGACGTGGTGGGCTGGATGACTTCCGGAACCACCCCTTCTTTGAAGGGGTGGACTGGGAGCGGCTGGCGACCAGCACGGCCCCCTACATCCCCGAGCTTCGTGGGCCCATGGACACCTCCAACTTTGACGTGGACGATGACACCCTCAACCATCCG GGGACCCTGCCGCCACCCTCCCACGGGGCCTTCTCAGGCCACCACCTGCCGTTTGTGGGCTTCACCTTTACCTCCCGCAG CCCCGGGCCTGAGAGCAGCTCTGCGCTGCCGGCTGCCCTGGAGCAGAAGCTCTGCTGTCTGAAGCAGGAGAAGGTGGAGCTGGGCCGGAAGCTTCAAG AGGCTCTGCAGGCCCCCTCAGACCACCGGGAGCTGGAGCAGCTACAGAAGGAAGTGCGGACTCTCCGGGAGAGGCTCTCAG GGACCGTGAGGGACAGCAAGGCCTCCTCGTGCCAGATGGATGGGGCCCCTGCCGGTAGCCCAGGCCAGGACAGTGTGCTCCGCCAGGAGAGAGACCAGCTCCAGCAG GAGCTGACCGAGGCCCGGGCCAGGCTGCAGGCACAGGAGCAGGAGCTTTGCAGAGCCCAGGGGCGGCAGGAGGAGCTGCTCCAGAGGCTGCAGGAGGCCCAGGAGAAAGAGATGGCCACAGCCAACCAGGCCCAGGCCCTGAATTCCCAGCTGGAGGAAGCCCGAGGGGCCCGGAGtgag CTGGAGGTCCAGGTGGCCGCCCTGAGCCGAGAGGTGACGCGGCTCCAGAGACAACGGGAGCAGAGCCTCAAGAAGGAGACCTCCCGGGGCAAG CCCATCCACGCGGCCTCTGAGACCAACGGTGTGGGACCACCTGGGGCCGGGATACAGGAGGCACAACTGAGGAAGGAGGTGGCTTCCCTGCGTGTGCTGCTGGACCAGGCCTGTGGCCATGG GCCAAGTGGGAAGGAAGACGCCCTACGCCGGCTGCAGGAGGAGAACCGGCGACTGAGCCAGGAGCAGAAGCAG TTGGCAGAAGAGCTGGAGCAGGAGCAGCAGAGTAAGCAGCAGCTGGAGGGGGAGCGGCGGGAAACGGAGAGCAACTGGGAGGCCCAGATCGCTGACATCCTCAGCTG GGTGAACGATGAGAAGGTCTCAAGGGGCTACCTGCAGGCCCTGGCCACCAAGATGGCTGAGGAGCTGGAATCCCTGCGGAACGTGAGCTCTCAGACGCTCCAGGCCCGGCCGCTG GACCACCAGTGGAAGGTGCGGCGGCTGCAGAAGATGGAGGCCTCAGCCAGGCTGGAGCTGCAGTCAGCGCTGGAGGCGGAGATCCGCGCCAAGCAGGGCCTGCAGGAGCAGCTGACGCAGGTGCAGGAGGCCCAGCTGCAGGTTGAGAG CCGCCTGCAGGAGGCCGAGAAGCAGAACCAGAGCCTGCAGCAGGAGCTGGCTGAGCTGCGGGAGGAGCTGCGGGCCCGCAGGCCAGGGG ATGCCAAGCCCTCCAACTCCCTGATTCCCTTCCTGTCCTTCTGGAGCTCCGAG AAGGATCCCACCAGGGACCCTGGCATCTCGGGAGAGGCGCCAAGACCTGGGGTGGAGCCAGAACTGAGGCCAGAGGGCCGCCGAAGCCTGCGCATGGGG GCTGGGCTCCCCAGAGCGCTTGCTGCTCCCACAGCCCCTGCAGAAGGGCCTCCTGCTAAG CCGGGCTCCCACGTGCTGCGGCCCCGGAGCTTCCCATCCCTCACCAAGTGTCTCCGCTGTACCTCGCTGATGCTGGGCCTGAGCCGCCAGGGCCTCGGCTGTGACA CTTGCGGCTACTTCTGTCACTCAGCTTGTGCCCCACAGGCCCCGCCCTGCCCCGTGCCCCCCGACCTCCTCCGCACGGCCTTGGGTGTGCACCCTGAAACGGGCACAGGCACTGCCTATGAAGGCTTCCTCTCG GTGCCCCGTCCCTCAGGCGTCCGCCGTGGCTGGCAGCGGGTGTTTGCTGCGCTCAGCGACTCACGCCTGCTGCTGTTTGATGCCCCTGACCCAAGGCTCAGCCCGGCCACTGGGGCCCTCCTGCAGGCACTGGATCTGAG GGATCCCCAGTTCTCGGCCACGCCCGTCCTGGCCTCTGATGTCATTCACGCCCAATCCAGGGACCTGCCACGCATCTTCAGA GTGACGGCCTCGCAGCTGACGGTGCCGCCCACCATGTGCACTGTGCTGCTGCTGGCGGAGAGCGAGGGGGAGCGGGGGCGCTGGCTGCAGGTGCTGGGCGAGCTGCAGCGGCTGCTGCTGGAGGCGCGGCCCAGGCCCCTGCCCGTGTACTCGCTCAAGGAGGCCTACGACAACGGGCTGCCGCTGCTGCCCCACACGCTCTGCGCCACCATCATCG ACCACGAGCGGCTTGCCCTGGGCACCGAGGAGGGACTGTTTGTGATTCACCTGTACAGCAATG AGATCTTCCAGGTGGGCGAGTGCCGGCGGGTACAGCGGCTGGCCGTGAGCCCCACTGCGGGCCTGCTAGTTGTGCTTTGTGGCCGCGGCCCCAGCGTGCGCCTCTTCGCCCTGGCTGAGCTGGAGAGTGCCGAGGCGGCAGGCACCAAGATCCCCGAGTCCCGAGGCTGCCAGGTGCTGGCAGCCGGGCGCATCCTGCAGGCCCGCACCCCTGTGCTCTGTGTCGCCGTCAAGCGCCAGGTGCTCTGCTACCAGCTGGGGCCGGGCCCCGGGCCCTGGCAGCACCGCATCCGTGAACTGCAGGCACCTGCGCCTGTGCAGAGCCTGGGGCTCCTGGGTGACCGGCTGTGCGTGGGCGCAGCCGGAGCCTTTGCCCTCTATCCACTGCTCAATGAGGCTGCACCCTTAGTGCTGGGGACTGGTCTGGTGCCCGAAGAGCTGCCACCATCCCGTGGGGGCTTGGGCGAGGCGCTGGGGGCCGTCGAGCTCAGCCTCAGTGAGTTCCTGCTGCTTTTTGTTACTGCCGGGGTCTACGTGGATAGCGCTGGCCGCAAGTCTCGCGGCCATGAACTGCTGTGGCCAGCAGCCCCCATGGGCTGGG GTTATGCAGCCCCCTACCTGACAGTGTTCAGCGAGAATGCCATCGATGTGTTTGATGTCAGGAGAGCAGAATGGGTCCAGACCGTGGCGCTGAAGAAG GTGCGAGCCCTGAACCTGGAGGGCTCCCTGTTCCTCTATGGCACCGAGAAGGTCCGCCTGACCTACCTCAGGAACCGGCTGGCAG AGAAGGACGAGTTCGACATCCCTGACCTCACCGACAACAGCCGGCGCCAGCTGATCCGCACCAAGAGCAAGCGCCGCTGCTTCTTCCGCGTGtcggaggagcggcggcagcagcagcgCAG GGAGATGCTGAAGGACCCCTTCGTGCGCTCCCAGCTCATCTCGCAGCCAACCAACTTCAACCACCTAGTGCACGTGGGTCCTACCGAGGGGAGGCCCAGCGCCAGGGACCTGTCTCCG GCTCGGGAAGAGAAGGGCCGAGGTGTCCGCGGCTCCGGCCCGCAGCGGCCCCACAGCTTCTCCGAGGCCTCGCAGCGCCGGGTCTCCGTGGGCAGCAACGGCCTCGCCGGAGACACGGACCCCA CAGCGAAGAGGAAACCTCGGACATCTCTGTCCAGCGAGTCCGTGTCCTGCCCCCAGGGAGCTCTGAGCCCCGCAGTCTCCCGAATGCAG
- the CDC42BPG gene encoding serine/threonine-protein kinase MRCK gamma isoform X4: MEQRLRELERLARGEAGGGPGLDGLLDLLLGLHHELSSAPLRRERNVAQFLSWASPFVTKVKELRLQRDDFEILKVIGRGAFGEVAVVRQRDNGQIFAMKMLHKWEMLKRAETACFREERDVLVKGDSRWVTTLHYAFQDEEYLYLVMDYYAGGDLLTLLSRFEDRLPPELAQFYLAEMVLAIHSLHQLGYVHRDVKPDNVLLDMNGHIRLADFGSCLHLNNSGMVDSSVAVGTPDYISPEVLQAMEEGKGHYGPQCDWWSLGVCAYELLFGETPFYAESLVETYGKIMNHEDHLQFPTDVPDVPASARDLIRQLLCHQEERLGRGGLDDFRNHPFFEGVDWERLATSTAPYIPELRGPMDTSNFDVDDDTLNHPGTLPPPSHGAFSGHHLPFVGFTFTSRSPGPESSSALPAALEQKLCCLKQEKVELGRKLQEALQAPSDHRELEQLQKEVRTLRERLSAGTVRDSKASSCQMDGAPAGSPGQDSVLRQERDQLQQELTEARARLQAQEQELCRAQGRQEELLQRLQEAQEKEMATANQAQALNSQLEEARGARSELEVQVAALSREVTRLQRQREQSLKKETSRGKPIHAASETNGVGPPGAGIQEAQLRKEVASLRVLLDQACGHGPSGKEDALRRLQEENRRLSQEQKQLAEELEQEQQSKQQLEGERRETESNWEAQIADILSWVNDEKVSRGYLQALATKMAEELESLRNVSSQTLQARPLDHQWKVRRLQKMEASARLELQSALEAEIRAKQGLQEQLTQVQEAQLQVESRLQEAEKQNQSLQQELAELREELRARRPGDAKPSNSLIPFLSFWSSEDPTRDPGISGEAPRPGVEPELRPEGRRSLRMGAGLPRALAAPTAPAEGPPAKPGSHVLRPRSFPSLTKCLRCTSLMLGLSRQGLGCDTCGYFCHSACAPQAPPCPVPPDLLRTALGVHPETGTGTAYEGFLSVPRPSGVRRGWQRVFAALSDSRLLLFDAPDPRLSPATGALLQALDLRDPQFSATPVLASDVIHAQSRDLPRIFRVTASQLTVPPTMCTVLLLAESEGERGRWLQVLGELQRLLLEARPRPLPVYSLKEAYDNGLPLLPHTLCATIIDHERLALGTEEGLFVIHLYSNEIFQVGECRRVQRLAVSPTAGLLVVLCGRGPSVRLFALAELESAEAAGTKIPESRGCQVLAAGRILQARTPVLCVAVKRQVLCYQLGPGPGPWQHRIRELQAPAPVQSLGLLGDRLCVGAAGAFALYPLLNEAAPLVLGTGLVPEELPPSRGGLGEALGAVELSLSEFLLLFVTAGVYVDSAGRKSRGHELLWPAAPMGWGYAAPYLTVFSENAIDVFDVRRAEWVQTVALKKVRALNLEGSLFLYGTEKVRLTYLRNRLAEKDEFDIPDLTDNSRRQLIRTKSKRRCFFRVSEERRQQQRREMLKDPFVRSQLISQPTNFNHLVHVGPTEGRPSARDLSPAREEKGRGVRGSGPQRPHSFSEASQRRVSVGSNGLAGDTDPTAKRKPRTSLSSESVSCPQGALSPAVSRMQVSERPRSLPPAPASESSP, encoded by the exons ATGGAGCAGCGGCTGCGCGAGCTGGAGCGCCTGGCGCGGGGCGAGGCCGGCGGCGGCCCGGGGCTCGACGGCCTCTTGGACCTGCTGCTGGGGCTGCACCACGAGCTCAGCAGCGCCCCGCTGCGGCGGGAGCGCAACGTGGCGCAGTTCCTGAGCTGGG CCAGCCCCTTTGTGACGAAGGTGAAAGAGCTGAGGCTGCAGAGAGATGACTTTGAGATCTTGAAGGTGATCGGCCGAGGGGCCTTTGGGGAG GTGGCCGTGGTGAGGCAGAGGGACAACGGACAGATTTTTGCCATGAAAATGCTGCACAAGTGGGAGATGCTGAAGAGGGCCGAG ACGGCCTGTTTCCGGGAGGAGCGGGACGTCCTGGTGAAGGGGGACAGCCGCTGGGTGACCACTCTGCACTATGCCTTCCAGGATGAGGAATATCTG TACCTGGTGATGGATTACTACGCTGGGGGGGACCTCCTCACGCTGCTGAGCCGCTTTGAGGACCGCCTCCCGCCCGAGCTGGCCCAGTTCTACCTGGCCGAGATGGTGCTGGCCATCCACTCGCTGCACCAGCTGGGCTACGTCCACAG ggaTGTAAAGCCGGACAACGTCCTGCTGGACATGAACGGGCACATCCGCCTGGCCGACTTTGGCTCCTGCCTGCATCTCAACAACAGTGGCATG GTGGACTCATCGGTGGCAGTGGGGACGCCCGACTATATCTCCCCTGAGGTCCTGCAGGCCATGGAAGAGGGCAAGGGCCACTACGGGCCTCAGTGTGACTGGTGGTCCCTGGGGGTCTGCGCCTACGAGCTGCTCTTTGGGGAGACACCCTTCTATGCGGAATCCCTGGTGGAAACTTACGGCAAGATCATGAACCACGAG gACCACCTGCAGTTCCCCACAGATGTGCCCGACGTGCCGGCCAGTGCCCGAGACCTGATCCGCCAGCTGCTGTGCCACCAGGAGGAGCGTCTGGGACGTGGTGGGCTGGATGACTTCCGGAACCACCCCTTCTTTGAAGGGGTGGACTGGGAGCGGCTGGCGACCAGCACGGCCCCCTACATCCCCGAGCTTCGTGGGCCCATGGACACCTCCAACTTTGACGTGGACGATGACACCCTCAACCATCCG GGGACCCTGCCGCCACCCTCCCACGGGGCCTTCTCAGGCCACCACCTGCCGTTTGTGGGCTTCACCTTTACCTCCCGCAG CCCCGGGCCTGAGAGCAGCTCTGCGCTGCCGGCTGCCCTGGAGCAGAAGCTCTGCTGTCTGAAGCAGGAGAAGGTGGAGCTGGGCCGGAAGCTTCAAG AGGCTCTGCAGGCCCCCTCAGACCACCGGGAGCTGGAGCAGCTACAGAAGGAAGTGCGGACTCTCCGGGAGAGGCTCTCAG CAGGGACCGTGAGGGACAGCAAGGCCTCCTCGTGCCAGATGGATGGGGCCCCTGCCGGTAGCCCAGGCCAGGACAGTGTGCTCCGCCAGGAGAGAGACCAGCTCCAGCAG GAGCTGACCGAGGCCCGGGCCAGGCTGCAGGCACAGGAGCAGGAGCTTTGCAGAGCCCAGGGGCGGCAGGAGGAGCTGCTCCAGAGGCTGCAGGAGGCCCAGGAGAAAGAGATGGCCACAGCCAACCAGGCCCAGGCCCTGAATTCCCAGCTGGAGGAAGCCCGAGGGGCCCGGAGtgag CTGGAGGTCCAGGTGGCCGCCCTGAGCCGAGAGGTGACGCGGCTCCAGAGACAACGGGAGCAGAGCCTCAAGAAGGAGACCTCCCGGGGCAAG CCCATCCACGCGGCCTCTGAGACCAACGGTGTGGGACCACCTGGGGCCGGGATACAGGAGGCACAACTGAGGAAGGAGGTGGCTTCCCTGCGTGTGCTGCTGGACCAGGCCTGTGGCCATGG GCCAAGTGGGAAGGAAGACGCCCTACGCCGGCTGCAGGAGGAGAACCGGCGACTGAGCCAGGAGCAGAAGCAG TTGGCAGAAGAGCTGGAGCAGGAGCAGCAGAGTAAGCAGCAGCTGGAGGGGGAGCGGCGGGAAACGGAGAGCAACTGGGAGGCCCAGATCGCTGACATCCTCAGCTG GGTGAACGATGAGAAGGTCTCAAGGGGCTACCTGCAGGCCCTGGCCACCAAGATGGCTGAGGAGCTGGAATCCCTGCGGAACGTGAGCTCTCAGACGCTCCAGGCCCGGCCGCTG GACCACCAGTGGAAGGTGCGGCGGCTGCAGAAGATGGAGGCCTCAGCCAGGCTGGAGCTGCAGTCAGCGCTGGAGGCGGAGATCCGCGCCAAGCAGGGCCTGCAGGAGCAGCTGACGCAGGTGCAGGAGGCCCAGCTGCAGGTTGAGAG CCGCCTGCAGGAGGCCGAGAAGCAGAACCAGAGCCTGCAGCAGGAGCTGGCTGAGCTGCGGGAGGAGCTGCGGGCCCGCAGGCCAGGGG ATGCCAAGCCCTCCAACTCCCTGATTCCCTTCCTGTCCTTCTGGAGCTCCGAG GATCCCACCAGGGACCCTGGCATCTCGGGAGAGGCGCCAAGACCTGGGGTGGAGCCAGAACTGAGGCCAGAGGGCCGCCGAAGCCTGCGCATGGGG GCTGGGCTCCCCAGAGCGCTTGCTGCTCCCACAGCCCCTGCAGAAGGGCCTCCTGCTAAG CCGGGCTCCCACGTGCTGCGGCCCCGGAGCTTCCCATCCCTCACCAAGTGTCTCCGCTGTACCTCGCTGATGCTGGGCCTGAGCCGCCAGGGCCTCGGCTGTGACA CTTGCGGCTACTTCTGTCACTCAGCTTGTGCCCCACAGGCCCCGCCCTGCCCCGTGCCCCCCGACCTCCTCCGCACGGCCTTGGGTGTGCACCCTGAAACGGGCACAGGCACTGCCTATGAAGGCTTCCTCTCG GTGCCCCGTCCCTCAGGCGTCCGCCGTGGCTGGCAGCGGGTGTTTGCTGCGCTCAGCGACTCACGCCTGCTGCTGTTTGATGCCCCTGACCCAAGGCTCAGCCCGGCCACTGGGGCCCTCCTGCAGGCACTGGATCTGAG GGATCCCCAGTTCTCGGCCACGCCCGTCCTGGCCTCTGATGTCATTCACGCCCAATCCAGGGACCTGCCACGCATCTTCAGA GTGACGGCCTCGCAGCTGACGGTGCCGCCCACCATGTGCACTGTGCTGCTGCTGGCGGAGAGCGAGGGGGAGCGGGGGCGCTGGCTGCAGGTGCTGGGCGAGCTGCAGCGGCTGCTGCTGGAGGCGCGGCCCAGGCCCCTGCCCGTGTACTCGCTCAAGGAGGCCTACGACAACGGGCTGCCGCTGCTGCCCCACACGCTCTGCGCCACCATCATCG ACCACGAGCGGCTTGCCCTGGGCACCGAGGAGGGACTGTTTGTGATTCACCTGTACAGCAATG AGATCTTCCAGGTGGGCGAGTGCCGGCGGGTACAGCGGCTGGCCGTGAGCCCCACTGCGGGCCTGCTAGTTGTGCTTTGTGGCCGCGGCCCCAGCGTGCGCCTCTTCGCCCTGGCTGAGCTGGAGAGTGCCGAGGCGGCAGGCACCAAGATCCCCGAGTCCCGAGGCTGCCAGGTGCTGGCAGCCGGGCGCATCCTGCAGGCCCGCACCCCTGTGCTCTGTGTCGCCGTCAAGCGCCAGGTGCTCTGCTACCAGCTGGGGCCGGGCCCCGGGCCCTGGCAGCACCGCATCCGTGAACTGCAGGCACCTGCGCCTGTGCAGAGCCTGGGGCTCCTGGGTGACCGGCTGTGCGTGGGCGCAGCCGGAGCCTTTGCCCTCTATCCACTGCTCAATGAGGCTGCACCCTTAGTGCTGGGGACTGGTCTGGTGCCCGAAGAGCTGCCACCATCCCGTGGGGGCTTGGGCGAGGCGCTGGGGGCCGTCGAGCTCAGCCTCAGTGAGTTCCTGCTGCTTTTTGTTACTGCCGGGGTCTACGTGGATAGCGCTGGCCGCAAGTCTCGCGGCCATGAACTGCTGTGGCCAGCAGCCCCCATGGGCTGGG GTTATGCAGCCCCCTACCTGACAGTGTTCAGCGAGAATGCCATCGATGTGTTTGATGTCAGGAGAGCAGAATGGGTCCAGACCGTGGCGCTGAAGAAG GTGCGAGCCCTGAACCTGGAGGGCTCCCTGTTCCTCTATGGCACCGAGAAGGTCCGCCTGACCTACCTCAGGAACCGGCTGGCAG AGAAGGACGAGTTCGACATCCCTGACCTCACCGACAACAGCCGGCGCCAGCTGATCCGCACCAAGAGCAAGCGCCGCTGCTTCTTCCGCGTGtcggaggagcggcggcagcagcagcgCAG GGAGATGCTGAAGGACCCCTTCGTGCGCTCCCAGCTCATCTCGCAGCCAACCAACTTCAACCACCTAGTGCACGTGGGTCCTACCGAGGGGAGGCCCAGCGCCAGGGACCTGTCTCCG GCTCGGGAAGAGAAGGGCCGAGGTGTCCGCGGCTCCGGCCCGCAGCGGCCCCACAGCTTCTCCGAGGCCTCGCAGCGCCGGGTCTCCGTGGGCAGCAACGGCCTCGCCGGAGACACGGACCCCA CAGCGAAGAGGAAACCTCGGACATCTCTGTCCAGCGAGTCCGTGTCCTGCCCCCAGGGAGCTCTGAGCCCCGCAGTCTCCCGAATGCAG